The following coding sequences are from one Sphingomonadaceae bacterium OTU29LAMAA1 window:
- a CDS encoding M48 family metallopeptidase produces MFRVQGRWTRTVGMTITFRHIAAVLLAFGACPALAQDSAATFDALREVDARMAGIAYRLTTANAALCRDLAPTPGWAIHALGQYDPSTRDQARKTFGFEAPIAVEAVVPGSPAAAAGVRQNDSIISVEGMPMRETMPAKGSNSAGRDAAVEAITALPAARPLRVQLLRDGRTRSVGIAASPGCRSAFEVLIGPGMTASADGRIVQIGVRFFERYTDDEVAVVVAHELSHNILHHARRLDAAGVKRGLLAEVGRNGRLFRLTEDQADLLGMHLLRNAGYDPQIAVRFWREHGGDVDGGLFRSRTHPSSSARAKAIEAEIARIPAGAAKPFVPPLIAEADRPLE; encoded by the coding sequence ATGTTCCGCGTTCAGGGTCGCTGGACTAGAACCGTCGGCATGACGATCACCTTCCGCCACATTGCCGCCGTCCTGCTGGCGTTCGGCGCCTGCCCTGCCCTGGCGCAGGACAGCGCCGCGACCTTCGATGCGTTGCGCGAGGTCGATGCGCGAATGGCGGGGATCGCGTATCGCCTGACCACCGCCAATGCGGCCTTGTGCCGTGATCTGGCGCCGACGCCGGGATGGGCGATCCATGCCCTCGGCCAATATGATCCCTCCACGCGGGATCAGGCCCGCAAGACCTTCGGGTTCGAGGCGCCGATCGCGGTGGAGGCGGTCGTCCCGGGCTCGCCCGCCGCCGCAGCGGGCGTTCGGCAAAACGACTCGATCATCTCTGTCGAAGGAATGCCGATGCGCGAGACGATGCCGGCGAAGGGTTCGAACAGCGCGGGCCGCGACGCGGCGGTGGAAGCGATCACGGCACTGCCGGCGGCGCGACCGCTGAGGGTGCAGCTGCTGCGCGACGGGCGGACCCGCAGCGTCGGCATCGCCGCATCACCGGGATGTCGCAGTGCGTTCGAGGTGCTGATCGGCCCGGGTATGACCGCCTCGGCCGACGGCCGTATCGTGCAGATCGGTGTGCGGTTCTTCGAGCGCTATACCGACGACGAGGTCGCCGTGGTGGTGGCGCACGAGCTATCGCACAACATCCTGCACCACGCGCGCCGACTGGATGCTGCGGGGGTCAAGCGTGGGCTGCTGGCGGAGGTGGGGCGGAACGGCCGGCTGTTCCGCCTGACCGAGGACCAGGCGGACCTGCTCGGCATGCACCTGCTGCGCAATGCCGGCTACGACCCGCAGATCGCGGTCCGGTTCTGGCGCGAGCATGGCGGCGACGTTGATGGCGGCCTGTTCCGCAGCCGGACTCATCCGTCGTCCTCGGCACGCGCCAAGGCGATCGAGGCGGAGATCGCGCGGATACCGGCGGGTGCTGCCAAGCCTTTCGTACCGCCGCTGATCGCAGAAGCGGATCGGCCGCTGGAATAA
- a CDS encoding D-2-hydroxyacid dehydrogenase, with protein sequence MKAVLPAIARGLLEPQLPAGVEAAWFTSPAEANAMIADADIAWVDMQPTSLVAEAIRASGDRLAWVSTIYAGLDAFPLDLLRSRGVILTNGAGINAVAVAEYAVLGMLAAAKRFDTVVRAADRQEWLKDAPGKVELDGTRALVIGYGTIGRLIGNRLAAFGVEVTGVTRSGRDGTLMPDAWATRLGEYDWVVLAAPSTDATRAMIGTTELAAMRHDAWLINIARGDMVDQDALVAALRSGAIAGAFLDPTDPEPLPTGHPLWTAPNCMISMHMSGRSQTKMFQRGAALFLDNLKAFVAGQPMRNVADLDAGY encoded by the coding sequence ATGAAGGCCGTTCTGCCGGCGATCGCGCGCGGCTTGCTCGAACCGCAACTGCCAGCCGGGGTCGAGGCGGCATGGTTCACCTCGCCTGCCGAGGCGAACGCGATGATCGCGGATGCCGATATCGCCTGGGTCGATATGCAGCCGACGTCGCTGGTGGCGGAGGCGATCCGCGCGTCGGGTGATCGGCTGGCGTGGGTGTCGACGATCTACGCCGGACTGGATGCGTTCCCGCTCGACCTGCTGCGCAGCCGTGGTGTCATCCTCACCAACGGAGCCGGAATAAACGCAGTGGCGGTCGCCGAATATGCCGTGCTGGGGATGCTGGCTGCGGCGAAGCGGTTCGACACCGTCGTTCGTGCCGCCGACCGGCAGGAGTGGCTGAAGGATGCGCCGGGCAAGGTCGAACTGGATGGTACGCGTGCACTGGTGATCGGCTACGGCACGATCGGCCGGCTGATCGGCAACCGTCTGGCGGCGTTCGGGGTGGAGGTGACGGGCGTCACCCGATCCGGGCGCGACGGCACGCTGATGCCGGACGCCTGGGCGACCCGGTTGGGCGAATACGACTGGGTGGTGCTCGCGGCTCCCTCGACCGATGCCACCAGGGCGATGATCGGTACGACGGAACTGGCGGCGATGCGGCATGATGCGTGGCTCATCAATATCGCGCGCGGCGATATGGTCGATCAGGACGCTCTCGTGGCGGCTTTGCGGTCGGGAGCAATCGCGGGTGCGTTTCTCGATCCCACCGATCCCGAACCGTTGCCGACAGGGCATCCGCTATGGACTGCCCCTAATTGCATGATTTCGATGCATATGTCGGGGCGCAGCCAGACCAAGATGTTCCAACGCGGGGCAGCGTTGTTTCTCGACAATCTGAAGGCGTTCGTCGCGGGTCAGCCGATGCGGAACGTCGCCGATCTCGACGCAGGATACTAG